Proteins found in one Chloroflexota bacterium genomic segment:
- a CDS encoding ester cyclase, whose amino-acid sequence MSTESNKTTSRRFQEEFNNRHWDECARLLAPGFVTYQPGAPGPLNAEAFIQIGQMFATAFPDLRVTIQDQIAENDRVATRLSFSGTHRADFQGIPATNRIIDVNGVVIDRYVDDKIAEHWALFDAMELMQQLGVMPAPQTA is encoded by the coding sequence ATGTCCACCGAATCCAACAAAACCACCTCCCGCCGCTTTCAAGAAGAATTCAACAACCGCCACTGGGATGAATGCGCCCGCCTGCTGGCCCCCGGCTTCGTCACCTATCAACCCGGCGCGCCCGGCCCGTTGAATGCCGAAGCCTTCATCCAAATCGGGCAGATGTTTGCCACGGCCTTCCCAGATCTGCGCGTGACCATCCAAGATCAGATCGCCGAGAACGACCGTGTAGCGACCCGCCTGAGCTTCAGCGGCACGCACCGCGCCGACTTTCAGGGCATCCCGGCCACGAACCGCATCATTGACGTAAACGGCGTCGTCATTGATCGTTACGTGGACGACAAGATTGCCGAGCATTGGGCGCTGTTCGACGCGATGGAATTGATGCAACAGTTGGGCGTCATGCCCGCGCCGCAAACGGCGTAA
- a CDS encoding HD domain-containing protein, translated as MSAPQLRLAELMASLSLAIDLGNGQPIEWVMKCTLLGLNLAKAIGLSDDEQREVYYLSLLRHIGCTATAPADARRMGDETVVAEGMTIDLDDPAQTLSFVLRNVGKTKPLAERLRLMANMLAVGSETAHTTCVAQNEVAERLAGMMGFASNFKRGLSQTFERWDGKGLPDKVQGEDLTLAARIAYLARDAATFYHLSGIDAAVTMVRQRSGRHFDPTLAEAFCRHAPDLCESLETDSVWEVVLAAEPGQSAWLTDEQFDMAAQAIADFTDLKSHYLVGHSRRVAKIAADAAKAYGLPEADVVTIRRAGWLHDIGRVGVTAGIWEKPGPLTASEWEQVRLHPYFTERVLSHSRALEPLGTLAALHHERLDGSGYHRRLPASMLTPLARLLAAADGYCAMTEARPHRPALSHAAAATELRRDSTIGKFDPQTVDAVLSAAGHRAARLRRAPSNLTPREIEILRLIARGHSTKQIARQLTITEKTAENHIYNVYGKLVSRAAPGPRSLPSRIICST; from the coding sequence ATGTCCGCTCCGCAACTCCGCCTCGCCGAACTCATGGCCTCCCTCTCGCTGGCCATTGACCTGGGCAACGGCCAACCGATTGAATGGGTGATGAAGTGCACCCTGCTCGGCCTGAATCTGGCTAAAGCCATCGGCCTAAGTGATGATGAACAGCGCGAGGTCTATTACCTTTCCCTCTTACGCCACATTGGGTGTACGGCCACAGCGCCCGCTGATGCCAGGCGAATGGGCGATGAAACTGTCGTCGCCGAGGGGATGACGATTGACCTCGACGACCCGGCGCAGACGCTTAGCTTTGTGCTCCGCAACGTGGGCAAGACTAAACCACTAGCCGAACGATTACGCCTCATGGCCAACATGCTGGCCGTCGGTTCAGAGACTGCTCACACTACCTGCGTCGCCCAAAACGAAGTGGCCGAGCGCCTCGCCGGGATGATGGGCTTTGCCTCGAACTTCAAGCGCGGCCTGTCGCAAACCTTTGAGCGATGGGACGGCAAGGGACTGCCGGACAAAGTTCAAGGTGAAGACCTAACCCTCGCCGCCCGCATCGCTTATCTCGCCCGCGACGCGGCCACGTTTTATCACCTAAGCGGAATTGACGCCGCCGTGACGATGGTGCGCCAACGGTCGGGCCGTCACTTTGACCCAACGCTGGCGGAGGCCTTCTGTCGCCATGCTCCTGACCTGTGCGAGTCGTTGGAAACCGACTCAGTGTGGGAGGTCGTACTCGCCGCCGAACCAGGCCAATCGGCCTGGCTCACCGACGAACAATTTGATATGGCCGCTCAAGCCATCGCCGACTTCACCGATTTGAAGTCACACTACCTCGTCGGCCATTCGCGCCGAGTGGCGAAGATAGCGGCGGACGCGGCCAAAGCGTACGGCTTGCCGGAGGCAGATGTGGTGACCATTCGACGGGCGGGCTGGTTGCATGACATCGGACGGGTGGGCGTGACGGCCGGCATCTGGGAGAAGCCGGGGCCGCTCACCGCGAGCGAGTGGGAACAGGTGCGCCTGCATCCGTATTTCACCGAGCGCGTGCTGTCGCACTCGCGCGCCCTCGAACCGTTAGGGACATTGGCCGCGCTCCATCACGAACGACTTGACGGCTCAGGCTATCATCGCCGCTTGCCCGCCTCGATGTTGACTCCCCTGGCCCGCCTGCTCGCCGCCGCTGATGGCTATTGTGCGATGACTGAGGCGCGCCCGCATCGCCCCGCACTTTCACACGCTGCCGCCGCCACCGAACTGCGTCGCGACTCCACAATCGGTAAGTTCGACCCGCAAACAGTGGACGCCGTCCTCAGCGCGGCCGGCCATCGCGCCGCCCGCCTGCGCCGCGCCCCATCCAACCTGACCCCACGCGAAATCGAAATCCTGCGCCTCATCGCGCGCGGTCACTCCACCAAACAAATTGCCCGCCAACTGACCATCACTGAAAAAACCGCCGAAAACCACATCTACAATGTTTACGGAAAATTGGTGTCAAGGGCCGCGCCGGGGCCACGCTCTTTGCCGTCCAGAATCATCTGCTCGACCTGA
- a CDS encoding ester cyclase — MSLEANKALVRRLFEESDHRQGDLPAELFGPNYAAHFTTMPMPLNLDGHVQMTKMFYAAFPDLHHTIEDQIAEGDKVFTRATARGTHLNAFMGIPATGKSFAITITSLDRVMGDEIVEEWVLGDTLGMMQQLGAIPAPQAS; from the coding sequence ATGTCCCTCGAAGCCAACAAAGCCCTCGTCCGCCGCCTCTTTGAAGAAAGCGACCATCGCCAGGGCGACCTCCCCGCCGAATTGTTCGGCCCGAACTACGCTGCGCATTTCACGACCATGCCTATGCCACTCAATCTCGACGGTCATGTTCAGATGACGAAAATGTTCTATGCCGCATTCCCTGACTTGCATCACACCATCGAAGACCAGATTGCCGAAGGTGACAAAGTCTTCACGCGGGCCACGGCGCGCGGCACCCATCTCAACGCCTTCATGGGCATCCCAGCCACCGGCAAATCGTTCGCCATCACTATTACCAGCCTTGACCGGGTAATGGGTGACGAGATTGTCGAAGAGTGGGTGCTCGGCGACACGCTCGGCATGATGCAACAACTCGGCGCCATCCCTGCGCCGCAGGCGTCTTAG
- a CDS encoding SRPBCC family protein, which yields MPPKPVRVHINRLVDEVYAYMTDLRHLPEWLEDVNRVQLEPPSPLRVGTRIMVEFRAPLGGRMIWVNEVAEYDPLNLVYAERYVQGLFPVAGRWTYEPDGDGCYVSLVIIDWRPDGLTKLMEPLIAMNFQQTYRKGFAKLKRILEASAVGGRAPSPV from the coding sequence GTGCCGCCCAAACCCGTGCGCGTTCACATCAACCGCCTCGTTGACGAAGTCTATGCTTACATGACTGACCTCCGACATCTGCCGGAATGGCTGGAGGATGTCAACCGCGTTCAACTCGAGCCACCCAGTCCACTGCGCGTCGGAACGCGCATCATGGTCGAATTTAGAGCGCCGCTGGGAGGGCGAATGATATGGGTTAATGAGGTAGCCGAATACGACCCGCTCAACCTGGTTTACGCCGAACGCTACGTGCAGGGTCTGTTCCCGGTGGCCGGACGATGGACGTACGAACCAGACGGCGATGGATGTTACGTGTCGCTGGTCATCATTGATTGGCGACCGGATGGATTGACGAAGTTGATGGAGCCGTTAATCGCGATGAACTTTCAGCAGACTTATCGCAAAGGCTTTGCCAAACTGAAGCGCATTCTGGAAGCCTCAGCGGTCGGAGGGCGCGCTCCCTCACCAGTATAA
- a CDS encoding LuxR family transcriptional regulator: MPPLRLAEFAVALSLASDLGLGHPMEMVLASCLLSLRLGELLGLGDDELREVYYLALFRHAGCTADAPKAASFFGNDLAVSPGFLSNVDPTKPWTLLGFMWRNVLAEQPLVKRVTALPEVLPGFMQAILAHCEVAQLFAARLNLDQRLQQNLLVCNEAWNGSGIPGKLKGEAIPRTVRLLQVAEEAIYAHHFLNPKAVVETIRQRGGATLDPAIAERFCASAEHLIERSRLGSPTIREEVLAAEPGPRALLADSQLEAAAHADVGRVGVSSGIWCKPGPLAVTEWERVRLHPYYTQRILSQPQVLTEWGLIAASNRERLDGSGYHRNLPAAMLTPAMRILSAADVYQAMIETRPHRAAFTPEQAAAELKREVRAGGFDGDAVNAVLAAAGHATPEVRRQRVADLTEREIEVLRLVARGLSNRDIAQQLTVSPKTVGNHLQNIYSKIGVSTRAAATYFAMQHSLV, encoded by the coding sequence ATGCCGCCTCTTCGCCTCGCCGAATTCGCCGTCGCCCTCTCCCTCGCCTCCGACCTCGGCCTCGGCCACCCGATGGAGATGGTGCTGGCCTCGTGCCTGCTCAGTTTGCGATTGGGCGAATTGCTGGGCTTGGGCGACGACGAACTGCGCGAGGTGTATTACCTTGCCCTCTTCCGCCACGCCGGTTGCACGGCGGATGCCCCCAAAGCCGCATCATTCTTCGGCAACGACCTGGCCGTGTCGCCCGGCTTCCTCTCCAATGTTGACCCGACCAAACCCTGGACTCTGCTGGGCTTCATGTGGCGCAACGTATTGGCCGAGCAACCGTTGGTCAAACGAGTCACTGCCCTGCCCGAAGTTCTGCCCGGCTTCATGCAAGCCATCCTCGCTCATTGCGAAGTCGCCCAACTCTTCGCCGCGCGATTGAATCTCGACCAGCGATTGCAACAGAATCTTTTAGTGTGCAACGAAGCCTGGAATGGAAGCGGCATCCCCGGCAAACTCAAAGGCGAAGCGATCCCGCGCACAGTGCGCCTGCTTCAAGTGGCTGAAGAAGCCATCTACGCCCATCACTTCCTCAATCCCAAAGCCGTCGTCGAAACCATCCGCCAGCGCGGTGGGGCGACTCTCGACCCAGCGATTGCCGAACGCTTCTGCGCCAGCGCCGAGCATCTCATCGAGCGCTCGCGCCTCGGCTCGCCCACTATCCGTGAAGAAGTTCTCGCCGCCGAGCCGGGGCCGCGCGCACTGCTGGCCGACTCACAACTGGAAGCCGCCGCGCACGCCGACGTGGGCCGCGTCGGAGTCTCGTCCGGCATTTGGTGCAAGCCCGGCCCGCTCGCCGTCACCGAATGGGAGCGGGTGCGACTGCATCCATATTACACGCAACGCATTCTGTCTCAACCCCAAGTCCTGACCGAATGGGGTCTCATTGCCGCTTCAAACCGCGAACGGCTTGATGGCTCCGGCTACCACCGCAATCTGCCCGCCGCCATGCTCACACCCGCCATGCGGATTCTGTCCGCCGCCGATGTCTATCAAGCCATGATCGAGACCCGGCCTCATCGCGCCGCGTTCACACCCGAGCAGGCCGCCGCTGAACTGAAACGCGAAGTGCGGGCAGGCGGCTTCGACGGGGACGCCGTCAACGCGGTGCTGGCCGCCGCCGGACACGCCACCCCCGAAGTCCGCCGCCAGCGCGTAGCCGACCTGACTGAGCGCGAGATTGAAGTCCTCCGCCTCGTGGCGCGCGGCCTCTCGAATCGGGACATTGCCCAACAGTTGACGGTCTCCCCAAAAACTGTCGGCAACCACCTCCAGAACATCTACAGCAAAATCGGCGTCTCCACCCGCGCCGCGGCGACGTATTTTGCGATGCAACACTCGTTGGTTTAA
- a CDS encoding DUF1761 domain-containing protein, which produces MFTQLNYLAILVAAIAAFALAFVWYMPPVFGLRWATLTKRYTGLSDTQLAANMPAKAGLWFVGFLVNAFALAVVANLTGTTDIATAITLGAILGLGVGAVVSSWPPIHAQQPVGIWLMNSGLFLLQQIVMVSIVTLWR; this is translated from the coding sequence ATGTTTACCCAACTCAACTATCTCGCCATTCTCGTCGCCGCCATTGCCGCCTTTGCCCTCGCTTTTGTGTGGTACATGCCGCCCGTCTTTGGTCTGCGCTGGGCAACGCTGACCAAACGCTACACCGGCCTCTCCGACACACAATTGGCGGCCAACATGCCGGCGAAGGCCGGGCTGTGGTTCGTCGGCTTTCTCGTCAATGCCTTCGCACTGGCGGTGGTGGCAAACCTGACCGGGACAACTGACATCGCCACCGCCATCACCCTCGGCGCAATTCTGGGCCTCGGCGTTGGCGCGGTCGTGAGCAGTTGGCCGCCCATTCATGCGCAACAGCCGGTCGGCATTTGGTTGATGAACAGCGGGCTGTTTCTGCTTCAGCAAATTGTCATGGTGAGCATCGTGACGCTGTGGCGCTAA